In Streptomyces sp. NBC_00878, a single window of DNA contains:
- a CDS encoding DUF4126 domain-containing protein, with amino-acid sequence MSVLPLVFTSGWASGVNAYAVVLLLGIFGATGLTDEVPESLQRPEVLIAAGVLFACEAVADKIPYVDSVWDTVHTVIRPVSGAVVAALLAGQSGSLPDLVAGAIGGSSALASHAIKAGTRMAINTSPEPFSNFVMSTAEDLGVAGIITFAMFNPEAAAIIAGVLLLAGLVVLYFLVSRIRRFLRRRAQRREEKRLTGVVSRPPG; translated from the coding sequence GTGTCCGTACTCCCCCTCGTCTTCACCAGCGGCTGGGCCAGCGGCGTCAACGCGTACGCGGTGGTGCTGCTCCTCGGCATATTCGGCGCGACCGGGCTGACCGACGAAGTGCCCGAGTCGCTGCAGCGCCCTGAGGTCCTCATAGCGGCGGGCGTCCTGTTCGCCTGCGAGGCCGTCGCCGACAAGATCCCGTACGTGGATTCGGTGTGGGACACCGTCCACACCGTGATCCGCCCGGTGTCCGGGGCCGTCGTCGCGGCCCTGCTGGCCGGGCAGAGCGGTTCGCTGCCCGATCTGGTGGCCGGCGCGATCGGCGGCTCGTCGGCGCTGGCGAGCCACGCCATCAAGGCCGGGACGCGGATGGCGATCAACACGTCGCCGGAGCCGTTCAGCAACTTCGTGATGAGCACCGCCGAGGATCTCGGAGTCGCCGGGATCATCACCTTCGCGATGTTCAACCCGGAGGCCGCGGCGATCATCGCGGGCGTCCTGCTGCTGGCCGGTCTGGTGGTGCTCTACTTCCTGGTCTCGCGGATCAGACGGTTCCTGCGCCGCAGGGCCCAGCGCCGCGAGGAGAAACGGCTCACGGGAGTGGTGAGCCGACCACCGGGCTGA
- a CDS encoding TetR/AcrR family transcriptional regulator, whose protein sequence is MESSRTVDSGGGRRQATRQKLYEAAVTLIAEQGFSATTVDEIADRAGVAKGTVYYNFASKSVLFEELLRHGVGLLTASLREAAERTDREGGSKVDALDAMIRAGLVFIDRYPAFTQLYVAELWRTNRAWQSTLMVVRQEAVAVVEDVLRAGIANGELSDEIDTPLTASALVGMVLVAALDWQAFQSERSLDDVHAALSRLLQGRVGGDRLGNK, encoded by the coding sequence ATGGAAAGCAGCAGGACGGTGGACAGCGGTGGCGGCCGGAGACAGGCGACCCGGCAGAAGCTCTACGAGGCGGCGGTGACGCTCATCGCGGAACAGGGCTTCTCGGCCACGACGGTGGACGAGATCGCCGACCGTGCCGGAGTGGCCAAGGGCACGGTCTACTACAACTTCGCGAGCAAATCCGTCCTCTTCGAAGAGCTGCTCCGGCACGGAGTGGGACTCCTCACCGCCTCCCTGCGGGAGGCGGCGGAGAGGACCGACCGGGAGGGCGGCAGCAAGGTCGACGCGCTGGACGCGATGATCCGGGCGGGCCTCGTCTTCATCGACCGCTACCCGGCCTTCACGCAGCTGTACGTGGCGGAGCTGTGGCGCACCAACCGGGCCTGGCAGTCCACCCTGATGGTGGTCCGTCAGGAGGCCGTCGCGGTCGTCGAGGACGTCCTGCGCGCCGGGATCGCGAACGGCGAGCTGAGCGACGAGATCGACACCCCGCTCACGGCGTCGGCGCTGGTCGGCATGGTGCTGGTGGCGGCCCTGGACTGGCAGGCGTTCCAGTCGGAGCGCTCCCTGGACGACGTTCACGCGGCGCTGTCCCGGCTGCTCCAGGGAAGGGTCGGCGGGGACCGGCTCGGAAACAAGTGA
- a CDS encoding YhgE/Pip domain-containing protein, protein MRSPKLAALELRRFGRGRLPRAALVALLLLPLLYGALYLWSFWDPYGRLDRIPVALVNDDEGATTAGKKAVKKIVMGDEITKGLRESKTFEWHEVSAAEARDGVENGRYYLSLTMPSDFSEQIASSSGDSPETGALQVRTNDANNYVVGQISRTVFAEVRSAASTKASRSFLDKIFVSFSDLHGKTEKAAEGADTLTGGIGKAKKGSKDLADGLKDAEAGSGRLSAGLRKLDRGAGDLEDGSRQVSEGTQALADKVNGVADKVGPFLKGNEKEIGDTAQLVADSASAIRRNLDTLVKAAPTAAKSAHTASDTLNGVYKARCVSLPLPDAACPELKKAKAAAADVAKAADDVSTLVAGQDGDLDTLDRHLAALEKQAQALADRSPHLSEDLATTVSRINELNKGAGKVAKGATTLHTGLGTAKSGAADLDTGVGDLRAGAGDLEGGMYKLVDGSGQLAGGLHDGAGQIPDYDKKDRDRRTEVMADPVQLASKDLHKAPNYGTGFAPYFIPLSLWVGAMVAYMLIPPLNRRALAAGSSAWRIAVAGWLPVAALGALQTVALMSVLHWGIGLEMARAAGTVGFLFLVTACFAAIVQWLNARFGAAGRILVLAFLMLQLTSAGGTYPVQTSPGFFNAIHPFMPMSYVVDALRRLITGGGLGPVWQACAVLAAFTAGALALTAVSARQRQVWTLDRLHPELSL, encoded by the coding sequence ATGCGCTCGCCGAAGCTGGCCGCGCTTGAACTCAGGCGCTTCGGCAGGGGAAGGCTCCCGCGCGCGGCCCTGGTCGCGCTCCTGCTGCTGCCCCTGCTGTACGGCGCCCTCTACTTGTGGTCGTTCTGGGACCCGTACGGCCGTCTCGACCGTATCCCCGTGGCGCTCGTGAACGACGACGAGGGGGCTACCACGGCCGGCAAGAAGGCCGTCAAGAAGATCGTGATGGGCGACGAGATCACCAAGGGGCTGCGCGAGAGCAAGACCTTCGAGTGGCACGAGGTGAGCGCCGCCGAGGCACGCGACGGGGTCGAGAACGGCAGGTACTACCTGTCGCTGACCATGCCGTCCGACTTCAGCGAGCAGATCGCCTCCAGTTCGGGCGACTCTCCGGAGACGGGCGCTCTCCAGGTGCGTACGAACGACGCGAACAACTATGTCGTCGGGCAGATCTCGCGGACGGTCTTCGCGGAGGTGCGGTCGGCCGCCTCGACCAAGGCGTCGCGGTCGTTCCTGGACAAGATCTTCGTCTCGTTCTCCGACCTCCACGGAAAGACCGAGAAGGCCGCCGAGGGGGCCGACACGCTCACGGGCGGCATCGGGAAGGCCAAGAAGGGCTCGAAGGACCTCGCGGACGGCCTGAAGGACGCGGAGGCGGGCAGCGGCAGGCTCTCCGCCGGGCTGAGGAAGCTCGACCGGGGCGCGGGCGACCTGGAGGACGGTTCGCGGCAGGTCTCGGAGGGGACGCAGGCGCTCGCGGACAAGGTCAACGGCGTCGCGGACAAGGTGGGGCCCTTCCTGAAGGGCAACGAGAAGGAGATCGGCGACACGGCCCAGCTCGTCGCGGACTCCGCCTCGGCCATCCGCCGCAACCTGGACACGCTGGTGAAGGCGGCCCCGACCGCCGCCAAGAGCGCCCACACGGCGTCCGACACGCTGAACGGCGTCTACAAGGCGCGCTGTGTGAGCCTGCCGTTGCCCGACGCGGCCTGCCCGGAACTCAAGAAGGCGAAGGCGGCCGCCGCCGACGTGGCGAAGGCCGCCGACGACGTCAGCACGCTGGTGGCCGGCCAGGACGGCGACCTGGACACGCTCGACCGGCACCTGGCCGCCCTGGAGAAGCAGGCCCAGGCGCTGGCCGACCGCTCGCCGCACCTCTCCGAGGACCTCGCCACGACCGTGTCCAGGATCAACGAGCTCAACAAGGGGGCCGGAAAGGTCGCCAAGGGGGCGACGACGCTGCACACGGGGCTCGGCACGGCCAAGTCCGGCGCGGCCGACCTGGACACCGGTGTCGGCGACCTCAGGGCGGGCGCGGGCGACCTCGAAGGGGGCATGTACAAGCTCGTCGACGGCTCGGGACAGCTCGCCGGCGGACTGCACGACGGCGCGGGGCAGATCCCCGACTACGACAAGAAAGACCGCGACCGGCGCACGGAGGTCATGGCCGACCCCGTACAGCTCGCCTCGAAGGACCTGCACAAGGCGCCCAACTACGGCACCGGTTTCGCGCCGTACTTCATCCCGCTCTCCCTGTGGGTGGGCGCGATGGTGGCCTACATGCTGATCCCGCCGCTCAACCGGCGCGCGCTCGCGGCGGGCTCCTCCGCCTGGCGCATCGCGGTGGCGGGCTGGCTTCCGGTGGCCGCTCTGGGGGCACTCCAGACGGTCGCGCTGATGTCCGTACTGCACTGGGGAATCGGTCTGGAGATGGCGCGGGCGGCCGGGACGGTGGGTTTCCTGTTCCTGGTGACGGCCTGCTTCGCGGCGATCGTGCAGTGGCTGAACGCACGCTTCGGAGCGGCCGGCCGGATCCTCGTCCTCGCCTTCCTGATGCTGCAGCTGACGTCGGCGGGCGGTACGTACCCCGTGCAGACCAGCCCGGGTTTCTTCAACGCGATCCACCCCTTCATGCCGATGAGTTACGTCGTCGACGCCCTCAGGAGGCTCATCACGGGCGGCGGCCTGGGGCCTGTCTGGCAGGCGTGCGCCGTCCTCGCCGCCTTCACGGCGGGCGCCCTCGCGCTCACCGCGGTGTCCGCCCGGCAGCGGCAGGTTTGGACCCTCGACCGACTGCACCCGGAGCTGAGCCTGTGA
- a CDS encoding ATP-binding cassette domain-containing protein has product MDGPHGLGVRAEDLGLKGPRGWAFRGIGVDAEPGSLIAIAGPSGSGRTCLLLALTGRMKPTEGYARIGQSELPKRMAAVRRFSALAHVPGVTDLEPALSVAEHLRERALLQRRFGGSVRGLLRPRAERVTEARLRVDGALAAAGLDREALPKGSRTAVRDLERVEALRLSVALALIGRPRLLGIDDTDLKLSEAERAEVWALLRSLTETGTTVVAVCSEAPEDAVVVSTRPTDGPAEREAQNVQNLQKDRQDRHDHEDKEAADALAEAGRA; this is encoded by the coding sequence GTGGACGGTCCGCACGGACTCGGCGTAAGGGCCGAGGACTTGGGGCTCAAGGGGCCCCGCGGTTGGGCGTTCCGCGGAATCGGCGTCGACGCGGAGCCCGGCTCGCTGATCGCGATCGCGGGTCCGTCGGGCTCGGGTCGTACGTGTCTGCTGCTCGCGCTCACCGGGCGGATGAAGCCCACTGAGGGGTACGCGCGGATCGGTCAGTCGGAGTTGCCGAAGCGGATGGCGGCCGTCCGCCGGTTCAGCGCACTGGCCCACGTGCCCGGTGTCACCGACCTGGAGCCCGCCCTGTCCGTCGCCGAGCACCTGCGGGAACGGGCCCTGCTCCAGCGGCGGTTCGGCGGCTCCGTGCGCGGGCTGCTACGGCCCCGCGCGGAGCGGGTGACGGAGGCGCGACTGCGCGTCGACGGCGCACTGGCCGCCGCCGGGCTCGACCGGGAGGCCCTGCCCAAGGGTTCCCGGACCGCGGTGCGCGACCTGGAACGCGTAGAAGCGCTGCGTCTCTCCGTCGCGCTCGCCCTGATCGGCCGCCCCCGGCTGCTGGGCATCGACGACACCGACCTGAAGCTCTCGGAGGCGGAACGGGCCGAGGTCTGGGCGCTGTTGCGCTCCCTGACCGAGACCGGGACCACGGTCGTGGCGGTGTGCAGCGAGGCCCCCGAGGACGCGGTCGTGGTGTCCACGAGGCCCACCGACGGACCGGCCGAACGAGAAGCCCAGAACGTCCAGAACCTCCAGAAGGACCGGCAGGACCGGCACGACCACGAGGACAAGGAGGCGGCGGATGCGCTCGCCGAAGCTGGCCGCGCTTGA
- a CDS encoding SAV_6107 family HEPN domain-containing protein, translating into MATYHAAAARRRHATGPAPSLTGPASDVHPVLRRATAPPAALDLLAQARAGLDEAALHEAPNDRYATAHLAALRTAAAVLAARGRPETSARRRAKIRSAWEVLPEIAPELAEWSALFAAGASRRARAEAGIQGAASTRDADDLLRDVAMFLRLVERMLVLQPVLPQPRQESEQRAPDTQDVRDVPDVPDAG; encoded by the coding sequence ATGGCCACCTACCACGCAGCCGCCGCCCGTCGGCGACACGCCACCGGCCCTGCCCCCTCACTGACCGGCCCGGCGAGCGACGTGCACCCCGTGCTCCGCCGGGCCACGGCCCCGCCCGCCGCCCTCGACCTGCTCGCCCAGGCCCGCGCCGGACTCGACGAGGCCGCTCTGCACGAAGCGCCGAACGATCGGTATGCGACCGCCCACCTCGCCGCCCTGCGCACCGCCGCCGCGGTACTCGCCGCCCGAGGACGGCCGGAGACCAGCGCGAGGCGCCGGGCCAAGATCCGGAGTGCCTGGGAAGTGCTCCCCGAGATAGCGCCCGAACTCGCCGAGTGGAGCGCGCTGTTCGCCGCCGGTGCCAGCCGTCGCGCCCGTGCGGAGGCCGGCATCCAAGGTGCGGCCAGCACCCGCGACGCCGACGACCTCCTGCGCGACGTGGCGATGTTCCTCCGCCTCGTCGAGCGCATGCTGGTGCTCCAGCCCGTCCTGCCGCAGCCACGGCAGGAAAGCGAGCAGAGGGCGCCGGACACGCAGGACGTGCGGGACGTGCCGGATGTACCGGACGCGGGATGA
- a CDS encoding bifunctional 2-polyprenyl-6-hydroxyphenol methylase/3-demethylubiquinol 3-O-methyltransferase UbiG — protein MSDPMRPPVSHHRPQPTSLRSDPSRPRASLRTAVVWDVLKDALDRRVKATGRESLDVLDTGGGSGNFAVPVARLGHRVTVVDPSPNALFALERRAAEAGVADRVQGVQGDAHGLFDVVERGGYDVVLCHGVLEYVDDPAEGIRNVVGALRPEGVLSLLAAGIGGAVLARALAGHFTEARQALSDPDGRWGEGDPVPRRFTADQLTDLVERAGLGVGAVHGVRVFADLVPGVLVDTEPGALDALLKLEAAAAELAAFHSVATQLHVLGETREPTEA, from the coding sequence GTGTCGGACCCGATGCGCCCGCCCGTCTCCCACCACCGCCCTCAACCGACGTCGCTGCGCTCCGACCCCTCTCGCCCCCGCGCTTCTCTCCGTACCGCCGTGGTCTGGGACGTCCTCAAGGACGCCCTCGACCGACGGGTCAAGGCCACGGGCCGGGAGTCGCTGGACGTCCTCGACACAGGAGGCGGCAGCGGCAACTTCGCGGTGCCCGTCGCCCGCCTCGGCCACCGCGTCACCGTCGTGGACCCCAGCCCGAACGCGCTGTTCGCGTTGGAGCGCCGGGCCGCCGAGGCCGGTGTCGCCGACCGCGTCCAGGGCGTCCAGGGCGACGCCCACGGCCTCTTCGACGTCGTCGAGCGCGGCGGCTACGACGTGGTCCTCTGCCACGGCGTACTCGAATACGTGGACGACCCGGCCGAGGGGATCCGCAACGTGGTCGGGGCGCTGCGCCCCGAGGGCGTGCTCAGCCTGCTCGCCGCCGGGATCGGCGGCGCGGTGCTCGCCCGCGCCCTCGCCGGCCACTTCACGGAGGCCCGCCAGGCCCTCAGTGACCCGGACGGCCGCTGGGGCGAGGGTGATCCCGTACCCCGGCGCTTCACAGCCGACCAACTCACCGATCTCGTCGAGCGCGCGGGCCTCGGTGTCGGTGCCGTGCACGGCGTACGGGTCTTCGCGGACCTGGTCCCCGGCGTCCTCGTGGACACCGAGCCGGGGGCCCTGGACGCCCTGCTCAAGCTGGAGGCCGCGGCTGCCGAACTCGCCGCCTTCCACTCCGTGGCGACGCAGCTCCATGTGCTCGGTGAGACGCGGGAGCCCACCGAGGCTTGA
- a CDS encoding DUF3040 domain-containing protein: MPLSEHEQRMLEQMERALYAEDPKFATALEGSGLRTYTRRRVYQAVAGFLVGIALLMAGMVAVQIWLSVVGFLVMLGCAVLAVTGWRKAPKPGEQPAAGAPGAPQTRHQGRQRRSMMDRIEQRWQKRRDEQGGQ; this comes from the coding sequence GTGCCGCTCTCGGAGCACGAGCAGCGAATGCTCGAGCAGATGGAGCGAGCGCTGTACGCCGAAGATCCCAAGTTCGCGACAGCGCTTGAGGGAAGCGGGCTGCGTACGTATACCCGGCGACGGGTCTACCAGGCGGTCGCGGGCTTCCTGGTGGGTATCGCGCTCCTCATGGCCGGAATGGTCGCAGTACAGATCTGGTTGAGCGTGGTGGGTTTTCTCGTCATGCTGGGCTGTGCGGTGCTCGCCGTCACCGGTTGGCGCAAGGCCCCCAAGCCGGGCGAACAGCCCGCCGCGGGTGCGCCAGGTGCTCCGCAGACCCGCCATCAGGGTCGGCAGCGGCGCTCCATGATGGATCGCATCGAACAGCGCTGGCAGAAGCGCCGTGACGAACAAGGCGGCCAATAG